The Stappia sp. genome window below encodes:
- a CDS encoding MerR family transcriptional regulator, with translation MSNDKSPDAFRTISEVAELLDLPQHVLRFWETRFSQIKPLKRGGGRRYYRPEDIDLLRGIRHLLYDEGYTIKGAQRILKEQGARFVMQVWREDGLPLAALAAQAATGDAAPVGAAAPQRAEAPAQDGRSRADAASASVSAAEAQPAARAASGHAGTVPARVPERHTPTISAPPDEPLPRGILPDHEDAGDAAQARVGLRLMERLLGERADPPPQGNLSKDDIRRLQATLFELLECKRILDQAR, from the coding sequence GTGTCGAACGACAAGAGTCCAGACGCCTTTCGCACGATCAGCGAGGTCGCGGAGCTGCTGGATCTGCCGCAGCATGTCCTGCGCTTCTGGGAAACCCGGTTTTCCCAGATCAAGCCGCTGAAGCGCGGCGGCGGACGGCGGTATTACCGTCCCGAGGACATCGACCTCCTGCGCGGCATTCGCCATCTTCTCTATGACGAGGGCTACACGATCAAGGGCGCGCAACGCATCCTGAAGGAGCAGGGCGCGCGCTTCGTCATGCAGGTCTGGCGTGAAGACGGTCTGCCGCTTGCCGCACTCGCGGCCCAGGCGGCGACCGGCGACGCGGCCCCCGTGGGCGCTGCCGCCCCGCAGCGGGCCGAGGCGCCCGCACAGGATGGCCGGTCGCGCGCCGACGCGGCGTCGGCGTCTGTGTCGGCAGCAGAGGCGCAGCCGGCGGCGCGCGCAGCCTCCGGGCATGCCGGGACCGTGCCCGCCCGCGTTCCGGAGCGCCACACGCCGACGATCTCGGCGCCGCCGGACGAGCCTCTTCCGCGCGGCATCCTGCCGGATCATGAGGATGCCGGCGACGCGGCCCAGGCCCGGGTGGGGTTGCGGCTGATGGAACGCCTGCTCGGGGAGCGGGCGGATCCGCCGCCGCAGGGCAACCTGTCGAAGGACGACATCCGCCGCCTGCAGGCCACGCTCTTCGAGCTTCTGGAGTGCAAGCGCATTCTCGATCAGGCGCGCTAG
- a CDS encoding O-antigen ligase family protein: MSALHPGLSPVGAPAPASARPGVSLTRRTLIAGALWIVVFLGGFVLQEPAPYELAMVVVLATWLLSGPRFPIAIAPLIALIALFIAGGLLATLMSDDFSEAVFYIAITAFLAVTAIFYAAVIASDPSLLTTVSHAYTISALIVGVIGIAGYFGLLPGELFTLYGRAKGTFEDPNVFGPFLVLPWALALQAVLTRPLRNCVWAMAVLGVLSFAILLSFSRAAWGLTAFAGLGIYTVTFVCTRCGRARARLLGFGALGLLALMGLIVVALSVDAISGMLLERAKLVQDYDTARLGRFARYSLGFQMVLERPLGLGPLQFRNFFPEDEHNTYLKAFTTYGWLGGVAYLTLVGMTLVSLFPLMFQSRPWQGVAQCVFAVLVGHMILSVIIDTDRWRHVYLLYGLAWGLIAAEQAWRRRTRQKRRENPRETAFRPLAPGSRSG, translated from the coding sequence TTGAGCGCGCTCCACCCCGGGCTGTCTCCCGTCGGCGCTCCGGCGCCGGCGTCCGCACGCCCGGGGGTCAGTCTGACGCGGCGCACGCTGATCGCCGGCGCGCTTTGGATCGTCGTCTTTCTCGGCGGCTTCGTGCTGCAGGAACCCGCGCCCTACGAACTCGCCATGGTCGTGGTGCTCGCCACCTGGCTGCTGTCGGGGCCGCGCTTTCCGATCGCGATCGCTCCGCTGATCGCCCTCATCGCGCTCTTCATCGCCGGCGGCCTGCTGGCGACGCTCATGTCGGACGATTTCAGCGAGGCGGTCTTCTACATCGCGATCACCGCGTTCCTCGCGGTCACCGCGATCTTCTACGCCGCGGTGATCGCCTCCGACCCCTCGCTGCTCACCACCGTCTCTCACGCCTATACGATCAGTGCCCTGATCGTCGGCGTCATCGGTATCGCCGGATACTTCGGCCTGCTGCCGGGTGAACTCTTCACGCTCTACGGTCGCGCCAAGGGCACCTTCGAGGACCCCAACGTCTTCGGTCCCTTCCTGGTGCTGCCCTGGGCGCTGGCCCTGCAGGCCGTCCTCACCCGCCCCTTGCGGAACTGCGTCTGGGCGATGGCCGTGCTCGGCGTCCTGAGCTTCGCCATCCTGCTGAGCTTCTCGCGCGCCGCCTGGGGGCTGACCGCCTTCGCAGGTCTCGGCATCTATACGGTGACCTTCGTGTGCACCCGATGCGGCCGCGCGCGCGCCCGCCTTCTCGGATTCGGCGCGCTCGGCCTTCTCGCGCTCATGGGCCTGATCGTGGTTGCCCTGTCGGTGGACGCGATTTCCGGCATGCTGCTGGAGCGGGCGAAGCTGGTGCAGGACTACGACACCGCCCGCCTCGGCCGCTTCGCGCGCTACAGCCTCGGCTTCCAGATGGTGCTCGAGCGTCCGCTCGGGCTCGGCCCGCTGCAGTTCCGCAATTTCTTTCCAGAAGACGAGCACAACACCTATCTAAAGGCGTTCACCACCTATGGCTGGCTCGGAGGCGTCGCCTATCTGACGCTGGTCGGCATGACGCTCGTGAGCCTGTTCCCGCTCATGTTCCAGTCGCGGCCCTGGCAGGGCGTGGCGCAATGCGTCTTCGCGGTGCTGGTCGGCCACATGATCCTGTCGGTGATCATCGACACCGACCGCTGGCGGCATGTGTATCTGCTCTACGGCCTCGCCTGGGGCCTGATCGCGGCGGAGCAGGCCTGGCGACGGCGCACACGCCAGAAGAGACGGGAAAACCCGAGGGAGACCGCGTTTCGCCCGCTTGCGCCGGGCTCGCGAAGCGGCTAG
- a CDS encoding undecaprenyl-phosphate glucose phosphotransferase yields the protein MNTNHSAQLLKDALPADITDDAAATAPPDSTQGGETKGLSPQALRVAQSLSRSVISPAILSGVVRMVDIGLVLGIGIVSLLAGLSGSVPALSALAALAVALILSQAFLQAADCYQIPVMRSPLSQATRVSIAWTLVFTAMMMISSFGALMPGVDGSTLLVWYALGLAFLLSARLVASVLVRRWTRDGRLERRAVIVGGGQAAADFIHEIESQPDNDIRICGLFDDRKGDRSPAVVAGYPKLGTVADLVEFARIARIDMLIVTIPLRAEKRLADFLKTLWVLPVDIRLSAHTDKMRFRDRASSFIGTVPFVDVVQKPLADWDGIAKRGFDLIFATLALIALSPVMLATALAIRLESKGPVLFRQKRYGFNNEVIEVLKFRSMYHEMADPEARRVVTRDDPRVTRVGKFIRRSSIDELPQLLNVLRGDLSLVGPRPHAVNAHTNEELWDKVVDGYFARHKVKPGVTGWAQINGWRGEVDKPEKIQKRVEYDVYYIENWSILFDLKILVLTPFALFKTENAY from the coding sequence TTCTGAAGGACGCGCTGCCGGCCGACATCACGGACGATGCCGCCGCGACCGCGCCGCCCGACAGCACCCAGGGCGGCGAGACCAAGGGCCTGTCGCCACAGGCATTGCGCGTCGCGCAAAGCCTGAGCAGATCGGTGATCTCCCCGGCGATCCTGTCCGGTGTCGTGCGGATGGTCGATATCGGTCTCGTGCTGGGCATCGGCATCGTGAGCCTTCTGGCCGGTCTCTCCGGCTCCGTCCCCGCCCTGTCGGCCTTGGCGGCGCTGGCGGTCGCCCTGATTCTCTCGCAGGCCTTCCTGCAGGCGGCGGATTGCTACCAGATCCCGGTCATGCGCAGCCCGCTGTCGCAGGCGACGCGTGTCTCCATCGCGTGGACGCTCGTCTTCACGGCGATGATGATGATTTCCTCCTTCGGCGCGCTCATGCCGGGGGTCGACGGTTCCACGCTGCTCGTCTGGTACGCGCTCGGTCTTGCGTTCCTGCTCAGCGCGCGCCTGGTCGCCTCGGTGCTGGTGCGCCGCTGGACCCGCGACGGCCGTCTGGAACGGCGCGCGGTGATCGTCGGCGGCGGACAGGCGGCGGCCGACTTCATTCACGAGATCGAAAGCCAGCCGGACAACGACATCCGCATCTGCGGCCTGTTCGACGACCGCAAGGGCGACCGCTCTCCGGCCGTGGTGGCCGGCTACCCGAAGCTCGGCACCGTCGCCGATCTCGTGGAGTTCGCCCGAATCGCCCGCATCGACATGCTGATCGTCACCATTCCGCTGCGCGCGGAGAAGCGGCTCGCCGACTTCCTGAAGACGCTCTGGGTGCTGCCGGTCGACATCCGCCTGTCGGCCCACACCGACAAGATGCGCTTTCGCGACCGCGCCTCGTCCTTCATCGGCACCGTGCCCTTCGTCGACGTGGTTCAGAAGCCGCTGGCCGACTGGGACGGCATCGCCAAGCGCGGCTTCGACCTGATCTTCGCGACGCTGGCGCTGATCGCGCTGTCGCCGGTGATGCTGGCCACCGCGCTCGCCATCCGGCTGGAGAGCAAGGGCCCCGTGCTGTTTCGCCAGAAACGCTACGGCTTCAACAACGAGGTGATCGAGGTCCTCAAGTTCCGCTCCATGTATCACGAGATGGCGGATCCCGAGGCCAGGCGCGTCGTCACCCGCGACGACCCGCGCGTGACCCGCGTCGGCAAGTTCATCCGGCGCAGTTCGATCGACGAATTGCCCCAGCTCCTCAACGTGTTGCGCGGCGATCTGTCGCTCGTCGGCCCGCGCCCGCATGCGGTGAACGCACATACCAACGAAGAACTCTGGGACAAGGTCGTCGACGGCTATTTCGCCCGCCACAAGGTCAAGCCCGGCGTCACCGGCTGGGCCCAGATCAACGGTTGGCGCGGCGAAGTGGACAAGCCGGAGAAGATCCAGAAGCGGGTCGAATACGATGTCTATTACATCGAGAACTGGTCGATCCTGTTCGATCTGAAGATCCTGGTCCTGACCCCCTTCGCCCTGTTCAAGACGGAGAACGCCTATTGA